A genomic region of Fundidesulfovibrio terrae contains the following coding sequences:
- a CDS encoding dienelactone hydrolase family protein, with product MLAGLCPGGVSRALAALVMEETALPARFGPGQEPTPLEAVIVRPGEPGRHPLVVISHGSPRDKKDMPGMNAVSRLREAEEFARRGFVVLVFMRRGFGASAGGFAETVGTGDNPDYAASGRTAAEDIREAIRIMKAMPYVDPARIVCVGQSAGGLATLALAADPPQGVVAAVNFAGGKGSTAPDVVKKESNLVGAFAQYGRTARIPVLFVYSENDHFFGPRLARELHAAFNSAGGRAEFVMAPAFGEDGHHLFSRKGIPQWTPIVDAFLAAHGLKLREKPLPAERTRVSPPGKLAESGRQAFENYLDAPPHKAFVMGSRGGYGWSTGKRTAQEALEKATENCRSNGNDGCTPVMLDDKPR from the coding sequence TTGCTGGCAGGATTGTGCCCCGGGGGCGTCTCCCGAGCGCTGGCCGCGCTGGTGATGGAGGAGACGGCCCTCCCGGCCAGGTTCGGCCCCGGCCAGGAGCCCACCCCATTGGAAGCGGTGATTGTCAGGCCCGGGGAGCCCGGCCGCCACCCGCTGGTGGTGATCAGCCACGGCTCCCCCAGGGACAAAAAGGACATGCCGGGCATGAACGCGGTCTCGCGGCTGCGCGAGGCCGAGGAGTTCGCCCGCCGGGGCTTCGTGGTGCTGGTGTTCATGCGCCGGGGCTTCGGTGCGTCCGCCGGGGGCTTCGCGGAAACCGTGGGCACGGGGGACAACCCCGACTACGCCGCTTCGGGGCGCACGGCCGCCGAGGACATCCGCGAGGCCATCCGCATCATGAAGGCCATGCCCTACGTGGACCCGGCCAGGATAGTCTGCGTGGGGCAGTCGGCCGGAGGACTGGCCACGCTGGCCCTGGCCGCCGATCCGCCGCAGGGCGTGGTGGCGGCGGTCAATTTCGCCGGGGGCAAGGGCTCCACCGCCCCGGACGTGGTGAAAAAGGAATCGAACCTCGTGGGCGCCTTCGCGCAATACGGCCGGACGGCGCGCATTCCCGTGCTGTTCGTCTACAGCGAGAACGACCATTTCTTCGGCCCCAGGCTTGCCCGGGAGCTCCACGCCGCCTTCAACTCGGCCGGGGGCAGGGCGGAATTCGTCATGGCCCCGGCCTTCGGGGAGGACGGGCACCATCTGTTCTCGCGCAAGGGCATTCCCCAATGGACCCCCATCGTGGACGCGTTCCTGGCCGCCCACGGGCTTAAGCTCCGCGAGAAGCCCCTGCCGGCGGAGCGGACCAGGGTTTCCCCTCCCGGCAAGCTCGCGGAGAGCGGCAGGCAGGCCTTCGAAAACTACCTGGACGCCCCGCCCCACAAGGCCTTCGTCATGGGCTCGCGCGGCGGCTACGGTTGGTCCACGGGCAAGCGGACCGCGCAGGAAGCCCTCGAAAAGGCCA